Proteins encoded in a region of the Bicyclus anynana chromosome 27, ilBicAnyn1.1, whole genome shotgun sequence genome:
- the LOC112049548 gene encoding BCL2/adenovirus E1B 19 kDa protein-interacting protein 3 isoform X1 codes for MAARKLNTIEDLSESWVELNSGGVLGGAENEYIRLLREAQRESRDSSVRHSRASSIKGSPKSPPNSPNLEPSTEDELKGVYINCWRDDSNDWVWEWSSRPDQLPPKDWRFKHPQSARGPPSATSSIEVLEQLAPAMQQSHCLSVRRSCLFSRGAIAAVLVTNIVSLLLGAGIGVWLSKKGMLPPRLIILN; via the exons ATGGCTGCACGAAAACTGAATACGATCGAGGATCTAAGTG AATCATGGGTGGAGCTGAACTCTGGCGGCGTGTTGGGCGGGGCGGAGAATGAGTACATCCGACTGCTGCGGGAGGCGCAGCGAGAGAGCAGGGACTCCTCCGTGAGGCACTCCCGCGCGTCCAGCATCAAGGGCAG TCCAAAATCCCCACCAAATAGTCCAAACCTGGAGCCGTCCACTGAAGATGAACTGAAGGGTGTCTACATCAACTGCTGGAGG gacgACTCGAACGACTGGGTGTGGGAATGGAGCAGCAGGCCCGACCAGCTGCCACCCAA GGACTGGCGTTTCAAACACCCCCAGAGCGCTAGGGGCCCGCCCTCCGCCACCTCCTCCATCGAAGTGTTGGAGCAACTAGCGCCTGCCATGCAGCAG AGCCACTGTCTGTCCGTGCGCCGCAGCTGCTTGTTCAGTCGCGGGGCCATCGCCGCGGTGCTGGTCACCAACATCGTGTCGCTGCTGCTGGGCGCTGGCATCGG agtGTGGCTAAGTAAGAAAGGTATGCTACCGCCCAGACTCATCATCTTGAACTAG
- the LOC112049548 gene encoding BCL2/adenovirus E1B 19 kDa protein-interacting protein 3 isoform X2: MIEPMNASAVDELESWVELNSGGVLGGAENEYIRLLREAQRESRDSSVRHSRASSIKGSPKSPPNSPNLEPSTEDELKGVYINCWRDDSNDWVWEWSSRPDQLPPKDWRFKHPQSARGPPSATSSIEVLEQLAPAMQQSHCLSVRRSCLFSRGAIAAVLVTNIVSLLLGAGIGVWLSKKGMLPPRLIILN; encoded by the exons atgatcgAGCCGATGAATGCTTCGGCGGTGGATGAACTCG AATCATGGGTGGAGCTGAACTCTGGCGGCGTGTTGGGCGGGGCGGAGAATGAGTACATCCGACTGCTGCGGGAGGCGCAGCGAGAGAGCAGGGACTCCTCCGTGAGGCACTCCCGCGCGTCCAGCATCAAGGGCAG TCCAAAATCCCCACCAAATAGTCCAAACCTGGAGCCGTCCACTGAAGATGAACTGAAGGGTGTCTACATCAACTGCTGGAGG gacgACTCGAACGACTGGGTGTGGGAATGGAGCAGCAGGCCCGACCAGCTGCCACCCAA GGACTGGCGTTTCAAACACCCCCAGAGCGCTAGGGGCCCGCCCTCCGCCACCTCCTCCATCGAAGTGTTGGAGCAACTAGCGCCTGCCATGCAGCAG AGCCACTGTCTGTCCGTGCGCCGCAGCTGCTTGTTCAGTCGCGGGGCCATCGCCGCGGTGCTGGTCACCAACATCGTGTCGCTGCTGCTGGGCGCTGGCATCGG agtGTGGCTAAGTAAGAAAGGTATGCTACCGCCCAGACTCATCATCTTGAACTAG
- the LOC112049548 gene encoding BCL2/adenovirus E1B 19 kDa protein-interacting protein 3 isoform X3: protein MAARKLNTIEDLSESWVELNSGGVLGGAENEYIRLLREAQRESRDSSVRHSRASSIKGSPKSPPNSPNLEPSTEDELKGVYINCWRDDSNDWVWEWSSRPDQLPPKDWRFKHPQSARGPPSATSSIEVLEQLAPAMQQSHCLSVRRSCLFSRGAIAAVLVTNIVSLLLGAGIG from the exons ATGGCTGCACGAAAACTGAATACGATCGAGGATCTAAGTG AATCATGGGTGGAGCTGAACTCTGGCGGCGTGTTGGGCGGGGCGGAGAATGAGTACATCCGACTGCTGCGGGAGGCGCAGCGAGAGAGCAGGGACTCCTCCGTGAGGCACTCCCGCGCGTCCAGCATCAAGGGCAG TCCAAAATCCCCACCAAATAGTCCAAACCTGGAGCCGTCCACTGAAGATGAACTGAAGGGTGTCTACATCAACTGCTGGAGG gacgACTCGAACGACTGGGTGTGGGAATGGAGCAGCAGGCCCGACCAGCTGCCACCCAA GGACTGGCGTTTCAAACACCCCCAGAGCGCTAGGGGCCCGCCCTCCGCCACCTCCTCCATCGAAGTGTTGGAGCAACTAGCGCCTGCCATGCAGCAG AGCCACTGTCTGTCCGTGCGCCGCAGCTGCTTGTTCAGTCGCGGGGCCATCGCCGCGGTGCTGGTCACCAACATCGTGTCGCTGCTGCTGGGCGCTGGCATCGGGTGA